One stretch of Oncorhynchus clarkii lewisi isolate Uvic-CL-2024 chromosome 1, UVic_Ocla_1.0, whole genome shotgun sequence DNA includes these proteins:
- the LOC139411714 gene encoding swi5-dependent recombination DNA repair protein 1 homolog: METTPKTTKSKPVYGTPCYLKSSPCESSSVQKPKQQMSSSLKERLKRSKRSFTSPVSVAKRLNIDDDQLPSTADKETEHGAKTDRPKNIDMNRNEITPSECPETRRAGVPGPMPESAQPTHKDLLQLRDQLKREVKERTERLRRLKMVKMYRSKNDLTQLRVLIDKWRSCSQAALYELQSDLPIDGRKASISQLIDLFGVEDSILHFNRTEEDFTNA, translated from the exons ATGGAGACCACACCGAAGACAACCAAATCAAAACCTGTGTACGGCACACCCTGTTATTTAAAATCAAGCCCATGTGAATCCAGTAGTGTGCAAAAG CCAAAACAGCAGATGAGTTCTTCTCTGAAGGAACGACTGAAAAGATCAAAACGTTCCTTCACCTCTCCTGTTTCCGTGGCCAAACGTCTTAACATCGATGATGACCAACTACCCTCAACAGCAGACAAAGAGACCGAGCATGGTGCCAAAACAGACAGACCGAAGAATATTGACATGAACAGAAATGAGATCACGCCCAGTGAATGTCCAGAGACTAGAAGGGCTGGGGTCCCTGGCCCCATGCCTGAATCAGCTCAACCCACTCATAAAGACTTGCTACAACTACGAGACCAATTGAagagagaggttaaagaaagGACCGAGAGACTACGGAGACTGAAGATGGTTAAAATGTACAGAAGCAAG AATGACCTGACACAGTTGAGAGTTTTGATTGACAAGTGGCGGAGTTGTAGTCAGGCTGCATTGTATGAGCTCCAGTCAGATCTCCCCATAGATGGCAGGAAAGCCAGCATCTCCCAGCTAATTGACCTCTTTGGTGTAGAGGACAGCATACTGCACTTTAACCGCACAGAAGAGGACTTCACCAATGCATAG